The following are encoded together in the Kribbella sp. CA-293567 genome:
- a CDS encoding XRE family transcriptional regulator → MGEQIIGRELAHVLRTGPFSAALHLAIEASGLRLEQIQTQLAEQNIMVSQTTLAYWRRGRSRPERPASLLAVEALEGILGLPADALTAQLGPRRPRGRWLDHPPGTMQMADVWSDTGSLDGLLEAVATPVHNILYRVSLHDLFTIGPDRGAVSLVTRAVVRATADKVSRSVFVYHNDEGEGGLPTVHPVRNCRIGRTRSDPDEKFLVAELIFDRVLDTGETAAVEYETRFGPGVRADHYHRAFPAETGDYLLQVQFDPDALPARCFRYSRRRENAPDQGVREVLVGSTNGVHRADSDVAPGLVGLRWEWE, encoded by the coding sequence ATGGGAGAGCAGATCATCGGCCGGGAACTGGCCCATGTGCTTCGAACCGGCCCGTTCTCCGCCGCCCTGCACCTGGCGATCGAGGCCAGCGGCCTGCGGCTGGAGCAGATCCAGACCCAGCTGGCCGAGCAGAACATCATGGTCAGCCAGACCACTCTGGCGTACTGGCGACGAGGCCGCAGCCGGCCTGAGCGCCCCGCCTCGCTGCTGGCCGTCGAGGCGCTCGAGGGCATCCTGGGCCTTCCCGCGGACGCGCTCACCGCCCAGCTCGGCCCCCGCCGCCCGCGCGGGCGCTGGCTGGACCACCCACCGGGCACGATGCAGATGGCCGACGTCTGGTCGGACACCGGCAGCCTCGACGGGCTGCTGGAGGCCGTCGCCACCCCTGTCCACAACATCCTGTACCGGGTGAGCCTGCACGACCTGTTCACGATCGGCCCGGACCGGGGCGCGGTCTCCCTGGTCACCCGCGCCGTCGTTCGCGCCACCGCCGACAAGGTCTCCCGCAGCGTGTTCGTCTACCACAACGACGAGGGCGAGGGTGGGCTGCCGACCGTGCATCCGGTACGGAACTGCCGGATCGGGCGGACCCGGTCCGATCCCGACGAGAAGTTCCTGGTGGCCGAGCTGATCTTCGACCGGGTGCTGGACACCGGCGAGACGGCGGCCGTCGAGTACGAGACGCGGTTCGGGCCCGGAGTCCGCGCGGACCACTACCACCGGGCGTTTCCGGCGGAGACCGGCGACTATCTGCTCCAGGTGCAGTTCGACCCGGACGCGTTGCCGGCCCGCTGTTTCCGGTACAGCCGACGGCGGGAGAACGCGCCCGACCAGGGAGTCCGCGAGGTGCTGGTGGGATCGACGAACGGCGTGCATCGCGCTGACTCGGACGTCGCGCCGGGGCTGGTCGGGTTGCGCTGGGAGTGGGAGTAG
- a CDS encoding ATP-binding protein, with amino-acid sequence MKIADKLLNLVGVGRERGLPPPRLVAIADGLLVTERSAEAWFLISVANTDLATEGEQDAALDAAVSAAATILGDRLSHLKVVWGRSTGQDYIDSIAGHYRIGDHEGWAQTRADRIDEMRMPERYVALGVHLSDRDPRATAQVRGSISDALGTTSWRVSARELAHLDERVHKLARQLGSTVWRAHTAPAEVISWLISREMHRGAVAAPRRGLITGASLARLTAGRVVPYTDHLRIYDTRGQIAAYTSVLAMTDFPEELETPGAGEWLRTLSEIKAIDDDGDEIDVTVEASVRFRVLTKKTARHLVDETRKSAKEQRRSAAKGTAEETADEIVETERIMREVKRDINRSGLTLVEDHPRLLVSADTREDLDAYVDAVIAHYADRGITVAAGADEQRDLWLESLPGDQLRVPDLGHVRESTAFFGSWFWGGASIGDATGPSIGYLTGSTPGLVRFDAAAGSALGDATTTLFLGRSGRGKTTAAMLGGLDSAFAGAWVPLLDLKGDAAGVSAVAAEYGVPTAVIEITAQFSGAADLLRVLPVDDALLQAPSQLMLLLPPHLRGAAEAPVMAATRAEIQSPDPSSWGVIQRLCAAESETTRTVGFALRDLVETGLGSVVAGPPSGLSSLTTNPGLWVVQMPGLTLPSPESAPESWSPIERVGMACLRGCLAWMVRTTGRREFRGRSKVVIVPEVHLLTKTPDGASFLDYIARVGRALGASLVLDTQDPASILKLPGLVEQITTLFAFSLRSREQVDSLLELLGRPQTAPYQTLVRGINTAANGKSIRHGHCIMRDRWDEVATVQIDIPSQRVAELLRTTPESEHDLEPTQPILTPQEDLDPFAEDDEDRANALLPAAAAVAQAEAHTQEPVPNEPLPSVPVVETSSHHIPSAPVASTPAPVVPTPPPAPTNGALPPSSEDHHHPPRYEEPIGPNEVYDQEADYNEAMYPADAPNAPRTNGSGKKEHVG; translated from the coding sequence ATGAAGATCGCCGACAAGCTGCTGAACCTGGTCGGGGTCGGCCGCGAGCGCGGCCTGCCGCCACCCCGTCTGGTCGCCATCGCCGACGGCCTGCTGGTGACCGAGCGCAGCGCCGAGGCGTGGTTCCTGATCTCGGTCGCGAACACCGACCTGGCCACCGAGGGCGAGCAGGACGCCGCCCTCGACGCGGCCGTCAGTGCTGCCGCGACCATCCTCGGTGACCGGCTCAGCCACCTGAAGGTGGTCTGGGGCCGCTCGACCGGTCAGGACTACATCGACAGCATCGCCGGTCACTACCGGATCGGCGACCACGAGGGCTGGGCACAGACCCGCGCCGACCGCATCGACGAGATGCGGATGCCGGAACGCTACGTCGCTCTCGGCGTCCACCTCAGCGACCGGGACCCGCGGGCGACCGCGCAGGTCCGCGGCTCGATCAGCGACGCTCTCGGTACGACGTCCTGGCGGGTCAGCGCGCGTGAGCTCGCGCACCTGGACGAGCGCGTCCACAAGCTCGCCCGGCAGCTGGGTTCGACCGTCTGGCGCGCGCACACCGCGCCCGCCGAGGTGATCTCCTGGCTGATCAGCCGCGAGATGCACCGCGGCGCCGTCGCGGCTCCCCGCCGCGGCCTGATCACCGGCGCCTCGCTGGCCCGCCTCACGGCCGGCCGAGTCGTCCCGTACACCGATCACCTGCGCATCTACGACACCCGCGGCCAGATCGCGGCGTACACGAGTGTGCTGGCGATGACGGACTTCCCCGAGGAGCTCGAGACCCCGGGCGCGGGGGAGTGGCTGCGAACGCTGTCGGAGATCAAGGCGATCGACGACGACGGCGACGAGATCGACGTCACCGTCGAGGCGTCGGTCCGGTTCCGGGTGCTGACCAAGAAGACCGCGCGTCACCTGGTCGACGAGACCCGCAAGAGCGCCAAGGAGCAGCGTCGCTCCGCCGCCAAGGGCACCGCCGAGGAGACCGCCGACGAGATCGTCGAGACCGAGCGGATCATGCGCGAGGTCAAGCGTGACATCAACCGCTCCGGCCTGACCCTGGTCGAGGACCACCCCCGCCTGCTGGTCAGCGCGGACACCCGCGAGGACCTCGACGCGTACGTCGACGCCGTCATCGCGCACTACGCCGACCGCGGCATCACCGTCGCCGCGGGTGCCGACGAGCAGCGCGACCTCTGGCTGGAATCGCTGCCAGGAGACCAGCTCCGGGTGCCCGATCTGGGGCACGTCCGGGAGTCGACCGCGTTCTTCGGTTCCTGGTTCTGGGGCGGTGCCTCGATCGGTGACGCCACCGGTCCGTCCATCGGCTACCTGACCGGTTCGACCCCCGGTCTGGTGCGCTTCGACGCCGCTGCCGGTTCGGCTCTGGGCGACGCGACGACGACGCTGTTCCTCGGCCGCTCGGGTCGAGGCAAGACGACCGCCGCCATGCTCGGCGGGCTCGACTCCGCCTTCGCCGGCGCCTGGGTTCCGCTGCTCGACCTCAAGGGTGACGCGGCGGGAGTTTCGGCGGTAGCCGCGGAGTACGGCGTACCGACTGCTGTCATCGAGATCACGGCCCAGTTCTCCGGTGCCGCCGACCTTCTGCGCGTGCTTCCCGTGGACGACGCGCTGCTGCAGGCGCCGTCGCAGCTGATGCTGCTGCTGCCGCCACACCTGCGTGGTGCGGCGGAAGCGCCTGTGATGGCAGCGACCCGGGCGGAGATCCAGTCGCCCGACCCGTCTTCGTGGGGAGTCATCCAGCGCTTGTGCGCGGCGGAATCGGAGACGACCCGCACGGTCGGCTTCGCCCTGCGCGACCTGGTCGAGACCGGTCTCGGCTCGGTCGTCGCCGGCCCGCCGTCGGGTCTGTCGTCACTGACGACCAACCCCGGCCTGTGGGTCGTCCAGATGCCCGGCCTGACCCTGCCCTCACCGGAGTCGGCGCCCGAGTCCTGGTCCCCGATCGAACGGGTCGGCATGGCCTGCCTCCGCGGCTGCCTCGCCTGGATGGTCCGTACGACGGGCCGCCGTGAGTTCCGCGGCCGCTCGAAGGTCGTCATCGTCCCCGAGGTCCACCTGCTCACCAAGACCCCCGACGGCGCCTCGTTCCTCGACTACATCGCCCGCGTCGGCCGCGCGCTCGGCGCCTCCCTGGTCCTGGACACCCAGGACCCGGCGTCGATCCTGAAGCTCCCCGGCCTGGTCGAGCAGATCACCACCCTGTTCGCGTTCAGCCTCCGCTCCCGCGAACAGGTCGACTCCCTGCTCGAACTCCTCGGCCGGCCACAGACAGCGCCGTACCAGACGCTCGTCCGCGGCATCAACACCGCCGCCAACGGCAAGAGCATCCGCCACGGCCACTGCATCATGCGCGACCGCTGGGACGAGGTGGCGACCGTCCAGATCGACATCCCCAGCCAGCGGGTCGCCGAACTGCTCCGCACCACCCCCGAGTCCGAACACGACCTGGAACCGACGCAACCCATCCTCACCCCCCAAGAGGACCTGGACCCCTTCGCCGAAGACGACGAAGACCGCGCCAACGCCCTGCTACCAGCCGCCGCCGCAGTAGCCCAGGCCGAAGCCCACACCCAGGAGCCCGTCCCGAACGAGCCCCTCCCGTCGGTCCCAGTAGTAGAAACCTCCTCCCACCACATCCCCAGCGCGCCCGTCGCCTCCACCCCCGCCCCGGTCGTGCCCACCCCACCCCCGGCCCCCACCAACGGCGCCCTTCCACCCTCCTCCGAGGACCACCACCACCCACCCCGCTACGAAGAACCCATCGGCCCCAACGAGGTCTACGACCAAGAAGCCGACTACAACGAAGCCATGTACCCGGCCGACGCCCCCAACGCCCCCAGAACCAACGGCTCAGGCAAAAAGGAACACGTCGGATGA
- a CDS encoding NAD(P)/FAD-dependent oxidoreductase, with the protein MVASVQGNHLVPDRVAVVGAGMVGLSTAWFLQEAGIEVTVLDREGVAAGASWGNAGWLTPGLATPLPEPAVLKYGIGAVLSPSSPVYVPPTASPRLISFLTRFARNSTAGRWKTAMEALVPINRQALNGFDALAKAGVEAETYEAKSFLAAYRTEAERTVLLEEIEHIHAAGQGIEFEAITGDDAREIEPSLSDEIGAAIRLHGQRFINPGEYVNMLADSVRARGGEIVTGVAVKDIVDEIRGVRIVTADGESTPYDAVVMATGAWLGDLARQFGVRTVVQAGRGYSFSVPIAHVPAGPVYFPAQRIACTPLGDRLRVAGMMEFRKPDAKLDPRRIEAIVEAARPLLRDADLDARTFEWVGPRPCTPDGLPLIGATASPRVFAAGGHGMWGITLGPITGQLLAETITTGRTPEELLPFNPLR; encoded by the coding sequence ATGGTCGCTTCCGTGCAAGGCAATCACCTCGTCCCGGACCGGGTCGCCGTAGTCGGCGCCGGCATGGTCGGTCTCTCCACCGCCTGGTTCCTCCAGGAGGCGGGGATCGAGGTCACCGTGCTGGATCGTGAAGGCGTCGCCGCCGGTGCTTCCTGGGGCAACGCGGGCTGGCTGACCCCCGGCCTGGCGACCCCGCTGCCGGAGCCCGCCGTGCTCAAGTACGGCATCGGCGCGGTGCTGAGCCCGTCCTCGCCGGTCTACGTGCCGCCGACGGCGAGCCCGCGACTCATCTCGTTCCTGACCCGGTTCGCTCGCAACAGCACCGCCGGTCGCTGGAAGACGGCGATGGAGGCGCTGGTGCCGATCAACCGGCAGGCGCTGAACGGGTTCGACGCGCTCGCCAAGGCGGGGGTCGAGGCCGAGACCTACGAGGCCAAGTCGTTCCTGGCGGCGTACCGGACCGAGGCGGAGCGCACGGTGCTGCTCGAGGAGATCGAGCACATCCACGCGGCCGGCCAGGGGATCGAGTTCGAGGCGATCACCGGCGACGACGCCCGCGAGATCGAGCCGTCGCTGTCCGACGAGATCGGCGCGGCCATCCGGCTGCACGGTCAGCGCTTCATCAACCCGGGCGAGTACGTGAACATGCTGGCCGACTCGGTCCGCGCTCGCGGCGGAGAGATCGTCACCGGCGTGGCGGTGAAGGACATCGTGGACGAGATCCGCGGCGTCCGGATCGTCACCGCCGACGGCGAGAGCACGCCGTACGACGCGGTCGTGATGGCCACCGGCGCCTGGCTGGGCGATCTCGCCCGGCAGTTCGGCGTGAGGACCGTCGTCCAGGCGGGCCGCGGCTACAGCTTCAGCGTCCCGATCGCGCACGTCCCGGCCGGCCCGGTCTACTTCCCGGCCCAGCGAATCGCCTGTACGCCGCTGGGCGACCGGCTGCGGGTCGCCGGGATGATGGAGTTCCGCAAGCCCGACGCGAAGCTCGACCCGCGCCGCATCGAGGCGATCGTGGAGGCGGCCCGGCCGCTGCTGCGGGACGCCGACCTGGACGCTCGTACCTTCGAGTGGGTCGGCCCCCGCCCGTGCACCCCGGACGGCCTGCCGCTGATCGGCGCCACCGCGTCGCCCCGCGTCTTCGCTGCCGGCGGTCACGGCATGTGGGGCATCACGCTCGGCCCGATCACCGGCCAGTTGCTCGCCGAGACCATCACCACCGGCCGTACGCCGGAAGAACTGCTGCCCTTCAACCCACTCCGCTGA
- the trxA gene encoding thioredoxin, with amino-acid sequence MATVELSQENFDKVVGSDGLVLVDFWAEWCGPCKMFGPVFEKSSEAHEDITFGKVDTEAQVELAQAFQISSIPTLMAVRDGVVLYSQPGALPANALEDLIKQLRAVDMEEVRAQIAAHEAEHGTEPHTH; translated from the coding sequence GTGGCAACGGTCGAGCTGTCCCAGGAGAACTTCGACAAGGTCGTCGGTTCCGACGGACTCGTCCTGGTGGACTTCTGGGCGGAGTGGTGTGGTCCGTGCAAGATGTTCGGGCCGGTGTTCGAGAAGTCCTCCGAGGCGCATGAGGACATCACCTTCGGCAAGGTCGACACGGAGGCGCAGGTCGAGCTGGCCCAGGCGTTCCAGATCAGCTCGATCCCGACGCTGATGGCCGTGCGGGACGGCGTCGTGCTGTACTCGCAGCCGGGCGCGCTGCCGGCCAACGCGCTGGAGGACCTGATCAAGCAGCTCCGCGCGGTCGACATGGAAGAGGTTCGGGCCCAGATCGCCGCCCACGAGGCCGAGCACGGCACCGAGCCGCACACGCACTGA
- a CDS encoding aldo/keto reductase has protein sequence METRRLGRLEHHSSVLIYGAAALGGVDQDRADASIQEALDAGVNHFDVAADYGDAELRLGPRMPEIRDRIFLATKTGRRTYDEAWAEINRSLERLRTDHLDLIQMHAVCDLENLDLVTGKGGSLEAAIRAKEEGMVSAIGITGHTAEAPSVHREGLRRFDFDSVLTPLNYKLSTDPRYADDYAALVEAVQASDAALMTIKMISRRNWQDGEEKTYDTWYRPFDEQRYVTAATAWLLNGHPEITGLATAGETRLLRQMVQAEKDRAGLSPEDAAAILDEVRDYQSPFVDIPI, from the coding sequence ATGGAGACTCGTCGGCTCGGGCGGCTCGAGCACCACAGTTCGGTACTGATCTACGGCGCGGCAGCTCTCGGAGGTGTCGACCAGGACCGGGCCGACGCCTCGATCCAGGAGGCCTTGGACGCCGGTGTCAACCACTTCGACGTGGCGGCCGACTACGGCGACGCCGAGCTGCGGCTCGGGCCGCGGATGCCGGAGATCCGGGACCGGATCTTCCTGGCCACCAAGACCGGACGGCGCACGTACGACGAAGCGTGGGCGGAGATCAACCGCTCGCTGGAGCGGCTGCGGACCGATCACCTCGACCTGATCCAGATGCATGCCGTCTGCGATCTGGAGAACCTCGACCTGGTCACCGGCAAGGGCGGCTCACTCGAAGCCGCGATCCGGGCCAAGGAGGAGGGGATGGTGTCGGCGATCGGCATCACCGGGCACACCGCCGAGGCACCGTCGGTGCATCGAGAGGGGCTGCGCCGGTTCGATTTCGACAGCGTGCTGACGCCGCTCAACTACAAACTCTCCACCGATCCGCGGTACGCCGACGACTACGCTGCGCTGGTGGAGGCCGTGCAGGCCTCCGACGCGGCGCTGATGACGATCAAGATGATCTCGCGGCGGAACTGGCAGGACGGCGAGGAGAAGACCTACGACACGTGGTACCGGCCGTTCGACGAGCAACGGTATGTGACGGCCGCCACAGCCTGGCTGCTGAACGGGCACCCGGAGATCACCGGACTGGCGACCGCGGGCGAGACGCGGCTGCTCCGGCAGATGGTTCAGGCCGAGAAGGACCGGGCCGGTCTCAGCCCGGAGGACGCGGCTGCGATCCTGGACGAGGTGCGGGACTACCAGTCGCCGTTCGTCGACATCCCGATCTGA
- a CDS encoding S8 family peptidase — protein MRNRTARALTAAAVAIGLVTVAAPAAQAAEGVVRNAGTPTAVSGKYIVALKDAPAGKVRAAALRTRADGLAGKFGGSVGYVYDQVLGGYSARMTDSQARRLAADPSVAYVEQVQTMTVVDTQNNPPNWGNDRIDQRDLPLSKSFTYPANPGQGVTVYVLDSGLNPNHQEFTGRVKQGIDYIDNDSNPADCHGHGTHVAGTAVGTTYGVAKKANVAAVRILNCQGSGQNDQILAGMNWIKSNAVKPAVVNYSVGCGSRCSSDALDNAVKGIIASGVQFVQAAGNNNDDSCFFSPQKVAAAITVGNSTISDARYTGTGPSNYGSCLDIWAPGTNIISASYSSNTGTATMTGTSMASPHTAGAAALYLGANPNATPQQVRDALVNNGTTGKLTGINSGSPNVLLYTGFIGGGTPAGPSVTSPGNQSTAVGGTANLQLQASGGTTPYTWSASGLPAGLSIGSGTGKITGSPTTQGTSNVTVTVTDSANKTGQTTFTWTVGGSGGCTAAQVVSNPGFESGSTPWTANANVIGSWSQQAAHGGTRYAWLGGQGVSHTDYASQSVTIPSGCATVTLRFWLHIDTAETENVVYDKLTVSLGSTAVATYSNLNKAAGYVEKVLDVKQFAGQTVTLKFNGVEDQSLQTSFVVDDVALSAS, from the coding sequence ATGAGGAACAGAACAGCGCGTGCGTTGACCGCCGCGGCCGTCGCGATCGGTCTCGTCACCGTGGCAGCGCCCGCCGCGCAGGCCGCCGAGGGAGTCGTCCGCAACGCGGGCACCCCGACCGCGGTGTCGGGCAAGTACATCGTCGCCTTGAAGGACGCCCCCGCCGGCAAGGTGCGCGCCGCGGCCCTCCGGACCCGCGCGGACGGTCTGGCCGGCAAGTTCGGCGGCTCGGTCGGCTACGTCTACGACCAGGTGCTCGGCGGCTACTCCGCCCGGATGACCGACTCCCAGGCGCGCCGGCTGGCGGCGGACCCGTCCGTCGCGTACGTCGAGCAGGTCCAGACCATGACGGTCGTCGACACCCAGAACAACCCGCCGAACTGGGGCAACGACCGGATCGACCAGCGCGACCTGCCGCTGAGCAAGTCGTTCACGTACCCGGCCAACCCCGGGCAGGGCGTCACGGTCTACGTCCTGGACAGCGGCCTCAACCCGAACCACCAGGAGTTCACCGGCCGGGTGAAGCAGGGCATCGACTACATCGACAACGACAGCAACCCGGCCGACTGTCACGGCCACGGCACGCACGTCGCCGGAACCGCCGTGGGCACCACCTACGGTGTCGCGAAGAAGGCCAACGTCGCGGCCGTCCGCATCCTGAACTGTCAGGGCTCGGGCCAGAACGACCAGATCCTGGCCGGCATGAACTGGATCAAGTCCAACGCGGTGAAGCCGGCCGTGGTCAACTACAGCGTCGGCTGCGGCTCCCGGTGCAGCAGCGACGCGCTGGACAACGCGGTCAAGGGGATCATCGCCTCGGGCGTTCAGTTCGTGCAGGCCGCGGGCAACAACAACGACGACTCGTGCTTCTTCAGCCCGCAGAAGGTGGCGGCTGCCATCACGGTCGGCAACAGCACGATCTCGGATGCCCGCTACACCGGTACCGGCCCGTCCAACTACGGCTCGTGCCTGGACATCTGGGCTCCCGGGACCAACATCATCTCGGCCTCCTACAGCAGCAACACGGGCACGGCGACGATGACCGGTACTTCGATGGCGTCGCCGCACACCGCCGGCGCGGCGGCCCTCTACCTGGGCGCCAACCCGAACGCCACGCCGCAGCAGGTCCGGGACGCGCTCGTCAACAACGGCACCACGGGCAAGCTGACCGGGATCAACTCCGGTTCGCCGAACGTGCTGCTCTACACCGGCTTCATCGGCGGCGGTACTCCGGCCGGCCCGTCGGTGACCAGCCCGGGCAACCAGTCCACCGCCGTCGGCGGCACGGCGAACCTCCAGTTGCAGGCGTCCGGCGGCACCACGCCGTACACCTGGAGCGCCTCGGGTCTGCCGGCTGGGCTGTCCATCGGTTCGGGCACGGGCAAGATCACGGGCTCGCCGACCACGCAGGGCACGTCCAACGTGACGGTGACCGTTACCGACTCAGCCAACAAGACCGGCCAGACGACCTTCACCTGGACCGTCGGCGGTTCCGGCGGCTGCACCGCGGCGCAGGTCGTCAGCAACCCCGGCTTCGAGAGCGGCAGCACGCCGTGGACCGCCAACGCCAACGTCATCGGCAGCTGGTCGCAGCAGGCCGCTCACGGCGGCACCCGGTACGCGTGGCTCGGCGGTCAGGGCGTCAGCCACACCGACTACGCGTCCCAGTCGGTGACCATCCCCTCCGGCTGTGCGACGGTGACGCTGCGGTTCTGGCTGCACATCGACACGGCCGAGACCGAGAACGTCGTGTACGACAAGCTGACCGTCTCGCTCGGCAGCACCGCGGTCGCGACGTACTCGAACCTGAACAAGGCCGCCGGCTACGTCGAGAAGGTTCTGGACGTGAAGCAGTTCGCCGGCCAGACGGTGACGCTGAAGTTCAACGGCGTCGAGGACCAGTCGCTGCAGACCAGCTTCGTCGTCGACGACGTGGCCCTGTCCGCTTCCTGA
- a CDS encoding conjugal transfer protein, whose product MSPTPRQAQGVAAQYSQPQPPNTGGVMAPPRRPQQPGAQPPPAQGPPGQMPPGQPPAAGPPGQPPAGMRSPERLRQRSPHGAHAAPGPVREPILQPTQTPWSTEPETSFSIWGKRFLRGLAVAVLLLAAISGVRSWIRPNTSPTTSGGVTQTSFPSDEARAVATRYAVSYLNWDESKPDARPAQIGLDLADGLDARVGWNGRGKQTADKAYPGEVKVDPSGVVAVVDVRVQIRSFTKSGRSFQPGPYTWQRVAVPVARTSSRVVASGPPTFVADERAALPENMPEAGVPDDELTAVTMKDAEAFFSAYAESDAKVEAVAVAGAAIRSLNGVVKLGDLKSWQVYTGNDNERRATAAVTWDGAGDTTLDQTYSLTLRRTVAADGAQRWQVAAVG is encoded by the coding sequence GTGTCGCCCACGCCTCGTCAGGCGCAGGGCGTGGCAGCGCAGTACAGCCAGCCCCAGCCGCCGAACACCGGCGGCGTGATGGCACCTCCGCGACGCCCGCAGCAGCCTGGGGCCCAGCCGCCCCCGGCGCAGGGACCTCCCGGCCAGATGCCGCCCGGTCAACCTCCGGCAGCCGGCCCGCCGGGTCAGCCGCCGGCCGGGATGCGGTCGCCGGAGCGACTCCGGCAGCGTTCTCCGCACGGCGCTCACGCGGCGCCCGGTCCGGTGCGCGAGCCGATCCTCCAGCCCACCCAGACGCCTTGGTCGACCGAGCCCGAGACCTCCTTCTCGATCTGGGGCAAGCGGTTCCTGCGCGGCCTCGCGGTCGCCGTCCTGCTGCTCGCCGCGATCAGCGGCGTACGGTCCTGGATCCGGCCGAACACGTCTCCCACCACCTCGGGTGGCGTCACCCAGACCAGCTTCCCGTCGGACGAGGCCCGCGCGGTCGCCACGCGGTACGCGGTGTCCTACCTGAACTGGGACGAGAGCAAGCCCGACGCGCGCCCGGCCCAGATCGGCCTCGACCTGGCCGATGGCCTGGACGCCCGGGTCGGCTGGAACGGACGCGGCAAGCAGACCGCGGACAAGGCCTATCCCGGTGAGGTCAAGGTCGACCCCAGCGGTGTGGTCGCCGTCGTCGACGTCCGGGTCCAGATCCGGTCGTTCACCAAGTCGGGCCGCAGCTTCCAGCCCGGTCCGTACACCTGGCAACGCGTGGCCGTACCGGTGGCGCGGACGTCGTCGCGGGTCGTCGCCAGCGGCCCGCCCACCTTCGTCGCCGACGAGCGGGCCGCGCTGCCGGAGAACATGCCGGAGGCCGGCGTGCCGGACGACGAGCTGACCGCAGTGACCATGAAGGACGCCGAGGCCTTCTTCAGTGCCTATGCCGAGTCCGACGCCAAGGTGGAGGCGGTGGCCGTGGCGGGAGCCGCGATCCGCAGTCTCAACGGGGTGGTCAAACTCGGTGATCTGAAGTCCTGGCAGGTCTACACCGGGAACGACAACGAGCGCCGGGCCACCGCCGCGGTGACCTGGGACGGGGCCGGGGACACCACCCTCGACCAGACCTATTCGCTCACTCTTCGGCGTACTGTCGCCGCGGACGGAGCACAGCGATGGCAAGTGGCGGCCGTCGGATGA